In a genomic window of Gemmatimonadota bacterium:
- a CDS encoding alcohol dehydrogenase catalytic domain-containing protein: MKGLVKYDHGPVNMEVRDMPVPEPGPGEVRVEIQAAGICGTDIHIYKDEYPYNPPVIMGHEFSGIVDEVAGTDEYRPGDAVTGIPTTVVCGVCRYCVAGQHSLCDRRLSIGSGVHGVFTKYVVMPTWALRRIPEHLDLTIGALSEPLCCCVKAVSIRTSVTAGDVAVVTGPGPIGMLTTQVAKAEGAYVILTGTSADEDRLELGARWADETVNIEEVDLLDLVRDRTQGYGADVVYECSGSAAATRSAIELVRKQGTIMQIGLHGGPFEVDFFPAELKEIDIRTSFAGSLDAWDRTMVMLDQHRIELEPIVSDVVPLTEWENAFHRLLNREGMKILFEPVE; encoded by the coding sequence ATGAAAGGACTGGTAAAATACGACCATGGTCCGGTCAACATGGAAGTCCGCGACATGCCTGTTCCCGAGCCCGGTCCCGGAGAGGTCCGGGTGGAGATCCAGGCCGCGGGCATCTGCGGGACTGATATCCACATCTACAAGGACGAGTACCCCTACAACCCGCCGGTGATCATGGGTCACGAGTTCTCCGGCATCGTGGATGAGGTGGCCGGCACGGACGAATATCGGCCGGGCGACGCGGTGACCGGCATTCCGACCACCGTTGTCTGCGGTGTGTGCCGTTACTGCGTGGCAGGCCAGCACAGTCTCTGCGACCGCCGCCTGTCCATCGGCAGCGGGGTGCACGGCGTGTTTACGAAGTACGTGGTCATGCCCACCTGGGCCTTGCGGAGGATTCCGGAACACCTGGACCTCACCATCGGCGCGTTGAGCGAACCCTTGTGCTGCTGTGTGAAGGCCGTTTCCATACGCACGTCCGTTACCGCCGGCGACGTGGCGGTGGTGACCGGCCCCGGCCCCATCGGCATGCTGACCACGCAGGTGGCGAAGGCGGAAGGCGCTTACGTCATCCTGACCGGCACTTCGGCGGATGAGGACCGGCTCGAACTCGGCGCACGGTGGGCCGACGAGACCGTCAACATCGAAGAGGTCGACCTGCTCGATCTCGTCAGGGATCGGACCCAGGGCTACGGCGCCGACGTGGTGTACGAATGTTCCGGGTCGGCGGCGGCCACCCGCTCGGCCATCGAACTCGTCAGGAAGCAGGGCACCATCATGCAGATCGGCCTGCACGGCGGCCCCTTCGAGGTGGATTTCTTCCCGGCGGAACTGAAGGAAATCGACATTAGGACCTCCTTCGCCGGATCCCTGGATGCCTGGGACCGCACCATGGTGATGCTGGATCAACACAGGATTGAACTGGAACCAATCGTGTCTGACGTGGTTCCTTTAACCGAGTGGGAAAACGCATTCCACCGGCTGTTGAACAGAGAAGGCATGAAGATACTGTTCGAACCGGTCGAATAA
- a CDS encoding SDR family oxidoreductase, translating into MDLGLKDKVALVTGSSRGIGRSIALGLAEEGCHVSLSARGEERLLETEKEVAQKGVETLATAGDLTTAEGIERVVEATLARWGRIDVLVNNVGGSVWNPFDDVSDDEWLHVFNLNMFAAVRATRAVLPAMRAQEGGSIITISSIFGREAGGPATYNATKAAEISMGKTLAKEVAKTGIRVNTVAPGSIIFPGGNWQKRLDADPEGIGKFIEQELPAGRFGKPEEIADVVVFLSSDRASWVTGACINVDGCQSRSLI; encoded by the coding sequence ATGGACCTGGGATTAAAGGACAAAGTCGCGCTGGTTACGGGCTCGAGCCGGGGCATCGGACGATCGATCGCCCTGGGCCTGGCGGAGGAGGGATGTCACGTCAGCCTGAGCGCCCGGGGGGAAGAGCGGTTGCTCGAAACCGAGAAGGAAGTCGCACAGAAGGGCGTCGAAACGCTGGCGACAGCGGGAGACCTGACCACGGCCGAGGGTATAGAGCGGGTCGTGGAGGCGACGCTGGCGCGGTGGGGACGCATCGACGTCCTGGTCAACAACGTGGGCGGAAGCGTCTGGAATCCCTTCGACGACGTATCGGATGACGAATGGCTTCACGTGTTCAACCTGAACATGTTCGCGGCGGTCCGGGCGACTCGGGCCGTGCTCCCGGCGATGCGTGCGCAGGAAGGCGGGTCGATCATCACGATTTCCTCGATCTTCGGACGCGAAGCGGGCGGCCCTGCCACCTACAATGCCACGAAGGCCGCCGAGATCTCCATGGGCAAAACGCTCGCCAAGGAAGTGGCCAAGACCGGCATCCGCGTGAACACGGTAGCGCCGGGCTCGATCATATTCCCGGGTGGAAACTGGCAGAAGCGGCTGGACGCGGACCCGGAAGGCATCGGCAAGTTCATAGAGCAGGAACTTCCCGCCGGACGCTTCGGCAAGCCCGAAGAGATCGCGGACGTGGTGGTTTTCTTGTCATCCGACCGAGCGAGCTGGGTGACCGGCGCTTGCATCAACGTGGACGGTTGTCAGTCCCGTTCCCTGATCTAG